Genomic DNA from Taurinivorans muris:
CTTTATTGCCTTTTTCTTTCAAAATTTCCAAAATCATAGGAATAGTGATTTCATCGGGAACAAGCTCCCCTCTATCCATATATTCCTTGGCTTTTTTGCCCAATTCGGTGCCCTGTCCGACATGCTGACGGAAAACCGCGCCGGATTCGATATGGGCGACACCGTATTTTTCCATAATAAGGGCACCTTGCGTGCCTTTGCCACTGCCATTCGGTCCAAAAATAAGAATATTCATACGCTTCCCTACTTTGATTGAAGTTTCAAATATAAATCCCCCTGCCATTTTCCGATCTTTTTCCCTAAGCCGCGCAAACGCATGGGCTTTCCGGGAACGAAATCTTTTGGCAGAGTCAATTCTACGGTTTGCAATTCATTTGTCAGTCCAACCCGGAACTGTAAACGCATTTTCACTCCGGGCTGCAATTTGGCTGCCGGAAAAAATAATTCCAGCTCCTCATCAATCTGATTTTTAAACCAGGAAGAAATACCTTTTTTTATTCCTTCCAAAGGTTCGGCACCCGCCTTGATGATGGCTTGGGGAATACTGTTTTCCTTATTAGCAGAAATTTCTTGTTCTGTAAAATAATCTTTTTGACTTTTTTCTTCTTTATTCCGATCGCTCTGGCTGTTCTGCCGCGAAGCATTCACATTGGTATAAGCCGTATCCTGCGACGTGCTCGCCTCCGCTTTTTCCTCTTTTGCGTTTTCTTCCGGCTGCTGATGAACTTTCTGTTCAAAATTTCCTGTATATTTATTGTAAATAGGTACGCCGAACGCGTTATACGCATTATTGGGATTTTTATATTGGACCTGTTCCTGATTTTTGTTTTGATTCTGCGCATGGGCTTGGCTTTCACGCTCTTTGCGCACTTCTTCCATTTGTTCGATAATCAGTGTTTTAAATTCCTGGGCTTTTTCTTCCAATTTTTTAATAAGATTTAAACGCTCTTCCTCTTGTTTCGCTTTTATTCTCGCTTCTTCCTTATCTATTTCTTCCTGCAGGCGTTTCCGGCGTATCTCTTCGCGCCTTGCCCTTTCACGGGCTTGGCGGCGTTCCATTTCTTTGCGTTCGCGCTCAATGCGTTCTTCACGTTCTTTTTCCTTACGCTTTCTTTCTTCAGCCCTTTTTTGTTCAGCCTGCCTTTTTTCTTCTTCAAATTTTGATTTTCTTGCTTTTTCGGCATTAACA
This window encodes:
- a CDS encoding J domain-containing protein, with protein sequence MAKNTLTLQEAYALLDVARSAGIDEVKQAYRKRAFALHPDLHPDNENAAMEFQRVNEAYVTVITYLDSQAKKNSAKAQFVNAEKARKSKFEEEKRQAEQKRAEERKRKEKEREERIERERKEMERRQARERARREEIRRKRLQEEIDKEEARIKAKQEEERLNLIKKLEEKAQEFKTLIIEQMEEVRKERESQAHAQNQNKNQEQVQYKNPNNAYNAFGVPIYNKYTGNFEQKVHQQPEENAKEEKAEASTSQDTAYTNVNASRQNSQSDRNKEEKSQKDYFTEQEISANKENSIPQAIIKAGAEPLEGIKKGISSWFKNQIDEELELFFPAAKLQPGVKMRLQFRVGLTNELQTVELTLPKDFVPGKPMRLRGLGKKIGKWQGDLYLKLQSK